GAAAATGATATTTGGAAGGGGCAATGAATGCTAATACTTATGTTTCTCTATTACCATATGAGTAAAAAATGACCAACTACATGCTAATGCTATTTTTGATCAATAAATAATCCAGTATTACAGATTTTACCTACAGTTGTGCCTGCATTAGATTAAATATATGACCCaatgtaatatattttttcaGATACATCAAGCAAATTAAAATagcattttttataattttaatttttgcaaattGCACtttatcaaagcaatggaaaattaGTAAAAGAGGTTTTAAAGTACATTAGACATGAGAAATCATGGGCATGTGATACATTCTAATAATATGACAGatgcattttatttaatttctaattttcccatgaacattttgttttgttttctatttccCCCCAGTTCTAAGACAATGTAAGTactattcattctttttcttctattactagAAAAGCTTTGAAGATTGGGCAATGAATTTCTTGTGTCTTAATTACTTAACTGCAAGATGGAGAATAAGAGCATCCTACATCAAAAAGAGATGCTGCAAATTCATTAGTGTTTGTACATCATAAACCTATTTTTAGGTTTTATTATGATAAAAGCTAAAAAAGAAAATCAGTAGGGCTTTATTTTAGAAAACAAATCACAAATTGTGTTATTATGTTTTACTGTATGAAAAGATTGAGCTGCATATTATTCAAAAACTATTCAGTGCTTTGAATCTTTGCAAAATGATAAGGACTAGAGAAAAATCATTTTCATATAAACACATCTTCAAGCTTTTGATATATAATATTGTATTTATCATGTATATTGACACATAAATGcttttattacattatattattttttctccAGCAACATCAGTATACGAGAGGAATTGAATCTCTTTTAAGATTTGTAAAGGTAGCTAATCGTTATTGTTAGTATCATTTTTGCTAAATACTAAATAAAGACATTTGGATTGGATGATAATTACTTTATTGGTTGAAACATGCATATAACTCCAAACATTATGGCCACAAGAGCAATGATAAAAGTTATGAAGAATTTTTTTCCAAATCCTCAGAAAATAAAATTACTCAAATTTCAACCCAAAGAAAGATGCTTACAAGAGGCTAAAGCAGTGTTAATATGAGTTAGAAAAAATCCCCATTTTAACATCATTACAATTATAGACTCCTTCAAAAATATTGTTTACATCAATGCTTCAGAAGATCACCCCAGTGTTTTAAATCTCCATTTTGatataaaaaaattaagtaaatGCAAACAAAGCAACAGAAAATACTAAAGGTTAAACTGAGACAAACTGCAAGTTTCATAGTCATATAAATGTATATGGATTGAGAGACAGTTAAGAGGAGATGATGAAAGTGAAACTGTTTTTTCAAGAAAGCATAAACTAATGTCCACATAAAGTACTGTATAGCATAAAACAGTGCCGAAAaaataatttgttacataatCCCTGGGCAATTTACATTTTTCTGTACAAAGTATAAGGCCTTCAAGATGTGTGAACCATCCAGCTGTGTAAGATAGCTCTTCAGAGCTCCTTAAAGACTCTAGTTTTGCATCCAGGCTTTGGGTGTTCTGGTATATTTGGCAAATAGCTCTGTAAAGGGGGTGGCTGCCTCTTAAAGCTCTGCTTAGTTTGCTTaaaatacatgaattgtaaatatATTATTCTTATCCATTCCTAATCATAAAGTCAATCAATTTTTAgtattatgttgtaagccccgCTGTTTTCTATGAGCTATAATAATCTTGATTCTGAAATAACTGTTGTAACCAAATTTCTAAACAAGTGTGCTTAATATTTTTCTTACAAGCATTACAAAGCATACCTCTGATTTAGAAAGATACTAGTGAACCACATTTGTTAGCACTGagactttgttatttttttaaaatgaaaaggatCCCATATGGGCAGCAGGTAGCCAAATGTATACATGTTTCATTAAAAACACAATCCTTAATTATAAAAGCACCACAGATTATTGCTCTAGGGtgaaaatgacaaaaaaaaacccaaaaacattCTAACACTCACAATAAAAACATCACTATATGCACCAAGACTTACATCTCTGAAAAGCAAATATACGGAATGCTTGTTCAATTGTATAAATACTTTTGTTTTCCAAAAGTTATGTTAATGATGCTTTTCCCCCCTTAACTTGACATGGTTGGGAATTTCTAGAAGTACTGATACAGGAGGAAGAAGTGTTCATATATAGTTTATCAATTTATTGTAAGTCCTAAAAAATTAGCATTTACAAAATCCTTgataaaaatatcttttaaaagttGTCAAGAGGTACATAAAAACATCCTCAAATGTTCATGTCAGTTCATATGCACCTGTCATCTACTGATTCAATTCTGTGCCtgtaaaagggaaaaggaaaaatgtTATGCCAGCCTGCCTTTTATAAAGAAAGACTAACCCTACTTCATATCTTCTCTAAACAACTTTTCAACACTCGCCATCTTTCCTTTTGCTACAGAGGTTTGAAGCAGATGAAACAGatcatttaacaactattgtaTTATAGACAGGACAACTGTAAATATTCTTACATTTACAGGCTCCTGGTTTGTAAAAGCCATAGAAACCTTACCTGCTAGCTTCCATTGTTCACAATGAAAAGCACCACACTACTATCTGCTCCTATTCACTGCATATGCAGAATGCTCTATTGTACCCTTAAACTTTCAATATGCCCTTTTACTGACATGTGATGGGTGGGACACCTCTGGATGTTGAAACACTAACAGTTGAGCGAGAGATGAGAATCTGTAATAACATTACGGGGGCAACAAAAAAAAGTATTATGAACATGCTTTCAACAGCTTAGAAACTGAATTGTAAAACACTGACTGAATCAGCAGGATATATAAAGTACCTCTTCAGCTTTACTTTCACCATTTTCAGATGGTGTAGTACCTTCCTTTGCAGCTTCCTGTTTTTCATTCTTCTTCCCTTTAGAACCTTTATTTGCCTTTGTTCCAGGTTCCTTCTGATAACAGATCAAATGGACAGAATGAGTTATTACAGTAAAAGTCTCCAGAAATAATACAAGATACTTGCTTTTAGCTCCATTTCTTCTAGAACACATTAGTATTTCTGAAGTTATGCAGAGCCATAATCAAAGTTACAGAGATCAGAAAACTTTGGTGAAAACCCATCCTACTTTGATGCACATCTTCAAGGTATCTTTTGCTGTTACGTCACATTCATAATTTAACTCCTATATTATTTATAACATTATTATAACTGTCATAGTGTAAACTTCACTTGAATCAAGACTATGAAGGCTACAAGAAGTAACCAGCATAGCAAATAGCAACTCTTCTCATTATTTAATTAGTAAATGAGAATTCCTCATCACATGAGAAATACAGACACGATTGAAAGGTGAAATAGTGAGGCTCCTTATCTTTGTAGAGGGGACACCTGGCAGAAGTAAGCAAACAGAATCAAATCTATGCTGGCTTTCAAGAAATACTAAATGACATTTTACAAGAACAAGTGACTAGCTTCTGAGCAGTAGTGATTGTGACCTCCCATATTTTTTAGCAGAATGAGATTGGTTGTATTTCCCAAGAAGCAGTATGCTGTAATTATTCCGATGTTACAGAGAGTTGCATTAGGACAACTGGAATTAGGTCTGACATGATATCCTGTGACTGCAGTAAACCAGCATGTATCTCACAAAAATGCAGTTTATACTCTGCTCGGTAATTTGAAAACCATTGATAGGGAATGGAATTGTAGGGGTGAATGATGAAACCTTGCAAAAGTTTTCTCACATCAGGGATGTTCTGGACTGAGGCTCTGCCCATAGATACATACAAAATCTGAGACAAAGGACCATATTTCttttacaataaaaataagtttttaaaaaccaCGAAATGTCTTTTAGGTGGTTAAATTTTAGCATAGCCAATTATGTGATTTGACACTGCTATACATTTTCCCTACTATTAAATctgaaagatataaaagtatgcTATACTTTGCCCATGACCTTTTGTTACTTTTCCCTTCTTTTGGCCCACTTTCAAGAAGAAAAGGGAGATATTTAAGGAGCATTAGGcaggtttgctgccttgagttatttattaaaagtagaaaaagtagtataaataaataaacgtgttTCTATCATGGGAACAGGTTTCTCTCCTTTGTGcacaagaaagaaaatgagataaCTCATGCTATTATTTCCCCTCTGTACATatgaaatttaaatatgttactaCTGTTGGTTAATCTAAATATCTAAAATATTATCCAATATGGGGTTATTTTGCCAGAGCAACAATCTCAGACTGTAGGTTATCTGTTTTAACATACTAATACAGGATTGGATTTGGATCCTGCCTCAAATAGATGAGAGTCTTCAGACCCAAGAAAGAATTTTGCTACAGAATGGCAGAGTGCTTTTGTCAATTCCACTGCACTTTTATATCCTATTTCCTGGAGATGTCCTAAAAATAGAGATAAAGTTTGAACACCCTACACTCTAGGGAATCTATAATAGCTCCCAGATGGACAATAGGGGGAGCAGGAATAAGGTGACTCTTGTCCATATTGATGGAAACCCGTGGTCTTTTAAGGTTAACATTACCTGGATATCACTCAAGGCTTGCGTCCTGAAGGAAGCCAATAAtagaatgtcatcaaggtaacaaTGAATAGGCACGGGGAGCGTCCTTAGGTGGGCCGCCAAGGCCGCTAACACCTTAGTGAACACTCTGGGGGCTGAGGAAAGGCCAAAGGGAAGAGCCCGGTATTGGTAATGAACGCCCCATAGCAGAATCTAAGGTACTGTTGAAAATCAGGTGGATAGGAATATGGAGATAGGCCTCTGTAAGGTCAATGGAGGATAGGAGATCGCCCTTCCTTTTgagtttctgattttttttgagGCCTTGGTTGATTTGGGCAAAGTGTCTTTGGCCTTGAAGGCTCGTTTCCTCGAATGTGCAAAAGAATACCCCACATTGCTAGGGCCTGGGGACTGAGAATCCCCCTCAGGAGTCGAAATAGTCGGCCTTGACTCCCGGCTCACAGGATTATCTGACATGGTTTAATAAGAACAAAACAGGCCAGACAGAAAAATGGCAGTTGAGGTatacaaaatggccgccggcgaAGGACTACTGAAAAACCACAAAATGGCGGGAAGTCTAGGCTCGCTTAGTGCAGCTAGGCTTTGGTGACTGACCCTGCTCAACTGCTACACGGCgtcgttacaccaacactcactCTCCTGAGTCAGAAAGAGCAATATGTTTAATTTCGGCTTAGCCGCTATGCAGAAAAAATGCTCCTGAATTGCCGTTATGCACAAGGATTTTCCAGGGCCAGTATGCCTACTGGCAGTAAGGATTGACTCTAACTCGGCAATTAGATCCTTCTGCGGGGCCTATCAAACTGGAGCAGTGCGCTGTGCAGCTGCCCGAGCCGATCAGCTGTGAGGCACTGTTTTTTAATTAGGAGGAACCAGTGGATCCGCAAGCcgataaagaaaagaaatgcgCTGAAATTGCTTGTCCGGGATGCCTCTCGCTTCGGCTTTCATTCACCGGCTCGTTTAGGCCTCGGGAAGGACTTTTGGCTGTGTAGGTGTTAACACCCCTCCCCCGACCGGTTGCTCAAGGCTGGAAGCGGCAGAGGAGTTGCTTTTATTAGCAACTCGGCTGGCTATAAAGGGCCAGGCCAGCCAGGAAGGCCGAGCCTTTCTTCCTCACAAATTGCCTTCCTGAAGCAGCGGctaaaggggaagaggaggaatgggaggggttttttttaattttttaaaaaaggattaccTGAGAGGTGAAAGGAGAAGTAAGTAGAAGatgaaagaagaggggggggaaacAGTCAGTAGGTTGACCACACGTCCTGTCATGCTGAGGACTGAGGAAAAAAGCGGGAAGATTGACAGAACTTGAGCTTTTATAacatgggctcagtcctgattggttgacgaacggaggtcaacccactgactgTGGACTCCACCTACAAGCTGGAGAACACTCTTACACCAAGAAGGCCATTCTAACCAATTggttaattatatttattggttaattaatatttaattatatttaatagtcCCCATTGGTAGACCTAATTAATTAATCTATACTAGATTGGTGTGTTAGAACTCTCCTCTCTTCACCATTATTGGAGCTTTCTCCtaaattttcttccttttacatggtatttgaatGAAAAGGACTGTTATGAAGATAGTATTCTATATATACCGGTACAAAGAAAGAGCTTTGATGTAATATTTGGGTGGAAAGTGCAAAAAGGTAAAGACTTGGATGTGGGGTTGAATATAAAAAGCTGTAATTAGATTGATTAGATTGGGACTAAATTTAAAAAGCTGTAATATTACAAATTAGATATTGCAATAAATTATAGAGGGCAGACCTTGTAACTATCTTACAAAATATGTTTTTGTTAATTGTGAGGTTTTTGTCACATTATCTCATATCAATTACCTTGCCATGGCTGTGCCCAAAACAAATAGCATTGTCAACTGTGACattatatttatatcctgcctttgctCCATGAGCAAACAACTAAGTAcacttttctttgtattttatctcAAAAAGACCTTCTGATGATAGTAACTAGTTCAGCAACACCCAGTGGGCTTCCTTGGCATATTTCATATTAATACACGTTAATTATCAATATACTAGACGCATGTCTTCCTAGTTGGTCAATACCTCATGAGAGCTAAAAAGAAGCTGGGTCTAGCTAGTGGTGTATGCAAAAAGGAAGATTTCCACCTCCTTGCCCTCCTCTTCTTTTTACTCCGGCTTGTTCAGCTGCAGCCAAGGAAGAGGTGGCAGTTTAGTTTCAGTGCTCCTACTTCGCTCGCAGAGCCCACCTCATCCCCTCCCCTTATTTTTACTCCGGCTTTTTTGGCTGCAGTGGGGGCACGTTATTTTCAGCCCTCCCCCTCACTTGCAGAGCCCTCCAGGAAAGCTTTCCTGAAATGTccggaatgcaaaaaaacccagcacagtGTCTGTTCgtcctttttttttgtttccggggcttcagggaaactttccTGAAGCGTCTGGAAGGCAAACCTCCTTTCCCaagaccgaaaatcagctggccagtgcgtgcaTGCGCTCTGGAGCTGAAACCTAGCAAAACTAGCAAAgtctaaaaattgaatgaatgaatgaatgaatgaatgaataaataagtctggcgtgccttccgatatggctccacgtgccaactgtggcacatgtgccataggttcgccatcacgggtctaTGCAGATAATGATGTTTTCTTACATGGCAATAATTTCTGGAATGAAAACCTACAATTCACAATTATTATTTCTAGTGTTAACAATAATTGTATTTTGAATGTTGGTGGAGAAAAATCTGAAACAATGATAAGGTGACTAGAAAAATCTAATATCTAGCCTGTATGAATGCAATGTTCACTGAGTGAATTTAGaccagtctctttctctctc
This genomic window from Erythrolamprus reginae isolate rEryReg1 chromosome 1, rEryReg1.hap1, whole genome shotgun sequence contains:
- the HMGN3 gene encoding high mobility group nucleosome-binding domain-containing protein 3 isoform X1, with protein sequence MPKRKSPEGAEAKDAAKITKQEPTRRSARLSAKPVPPKPESKPRKSAKKEPGTKANKGSKGKKNEKQEAAKEGTTPSENGESKAEEILISRSTVSVSTSRGVPPITCTELNQ